CATCGATTGCTTGCCTCTTCCTTGTCAAGGGTGTGCCGCATCCGGTGTGGGAGATCCACCACGTTGTTTGGTACCTTCTCATGTTGCCCATCTTGTGCCTCGACCTCAAGATCTACGGCCAATGGATGTCAAGCGGCGAGCGGCGCCTCTCAAAGGTGGCCAACCCATCCAACCACCTTGCTGTCGTTGGCAACTTCGTTGGTGCGCTGCTCGGCGCTAGGATGGGTCTCCGAGAGTTGCCAATCTTTTTCTTCGGCGTCGGGTTGGCCCActatgcggtgctcttcgtcactcTGTATCAGCGGCTCCCCACCAATGTGCAACTCCCAAAGGAGCTCCATCCAGTGTTCTTCCTTTTCGTCGCCGCGCCTAGCGTCGCGTCCATGGCCTGGGCGAGGATCTCTGGCGAGTTCAACGATGGTGCGAAGCTACTTTACTTCATCTCACTATTCCTCTATGTGTCGCTAGTGGTACGCGTCAACCTCTTTCGGGGGTTCAGGTTCTCGCTGGCATGGTGGGCGTACACATTCCCAATGACGAGTGTGGCCTTGGCGACCGTGTTGTATGCATCGGAGGTAGACAATGTGCTGACCCGCTCACTGGTAGTCGTGTTGTCAGGAATTGCCGTTGTCACGGTCACCGGCGTGCTAGTCACCACCATGTACCACGCCTTCCTGCGGAAGGACCTCTTCCCCAATGACGTATCGATAGCCATCACGCGACGAAAGCCCAAGTTTAGCAAGATCCTCGCGCACCTTCGGTCGTCGAGCTCTGATGTCAAGGAGCTTGTTCTTTCCATCCCAAATTTAAGTTCCAGTTTCAAGCAGGGCGCATACTGCAATGACGCCAGCTCCAACTACAAGACGAGCGGCGGTGTCGGTGAGTCTCCTGTGGCACACAGGCTCGGAAGAGCAAAGTGTTAGGAGGTCCATGCACGAGCACGACATCCTGCATGTACGCACGGCTAACTTATGTTGATTAGTAGTGCTTTTATAGAGTTCTCTGTGtttttcttcattctttttcttctttgtgaaCTTGCTGCACATAGTTGTAGTTGTAGATTAGGAGTGATACCGTGAGCAATTTacattgccatgataatgatataATTGTCGGAGATAAGGGTTGAGCTTGTAAATTTAGTGGTTATACTTTTTTGTTCAGAAGTAGAAAAATCTCAGTTACATTTCTTAACTCTATTCTCGTCTCAAGTAACTACATAGACCTGAAAATTGGAAGGACATTTCACCAAAGGTGTATTAATAAAATGGATGGCTTAGTGTGTTGCAACTTTAGAAGGGAGGTTTTCAAAGTTTTAAGATAGAGGAGTATTCGCAAAATCAATTTTTATGTGTGACCGTGACATGCTTTCCACTCATTGAGCAAAATCAAGGTTACCGCTAATGGCGCCTCTCTCAAACTTAGCTTTTCTTACATTTTATTCTAATTAAAACATAACTTAACTTACATTTACTTTCAATTAAACATAACTTTGCTTAGATTTTTCTTTGAGGGGTTAAACCAAACTTTATTACTCAAACTTCACACGAAGTAGGGATTATGGGGTTCGGGCAACCAAACATGCCGCCCTTGATCCAAAGAATGTGAGAACTTTGCTAACCTATCAGCATCGGTGTCCGTTGCTCCATAACTTCATCATAGCCTTCGCAAAAAGTCCTTTACAAATATTACTTGCTACTTGGATAAGAGACAGATTAGGTTTCGTTCCACAAATCAAAACACTTGGTTAGTTACATAGTTGAAGATGTAGACCAATATACACCTTCTGCCGCGACCTTGACTCCAAAATACATGACGTTTTGCTTGGAAAAAGATGAACTAAAGTATGCATAAAGCACATGACCTTAAATTCAGTCACAATCGTCTGCATTACTCCTTCTNNNNNNNNNNNNNNNNNNNNNNNNNNNNNNNNNNNNNNNNNNNNNNNNNNNNNNNNNNNNNNNNNNNNNNNNNNNNNNNNNNNNNNNNNNNNNNNNNNNNNNNNNNNNNNNNNNNNNNNNNNNNNNNNNNNNNNNNNNNNNNNNNNNNNNNNNNNNNNNNNNNNNNNNNNNNNNNNNNNNNNNNNNNNNNNNNNNNNNNNNNNNNNNNNNNNNNNNNNNNNNNNNNNNNNNNNNNNNNNNNNNNNNNNNNNNNNNNNNNNNNNNNNNNNNNNNNNNNNNNNNNNNNNNNNNNNNNNNNNNNNNNNNNNNNNNNNNNNNNNNNNNNNNNNNNNNNNNNNNNNNNNNNNNNNNNNNNNNNNNNNNNNNNNNNNNNNNNNNNNNNNNNNNNNNNNNNNNNNNACTAGAAGCAAGGGCGTGCGCGTTGCCATGCCATTTTTCTCCTTTGTCATTTATATAAGGTTATTTTTGCTtgctatatctactgtattatgtCTCCTCTAATTTTTTTGATAGGTCAATGACATAAACATATATTGTAGAGTGTAAAATAACTTTGTTTTCTAAGAAAGAATGCGGTTTGACTGTCTTAAACTATAATTCATTTTCTTTTCATCTAAAACAGCAGAGGTACCAAAGTAACTTATAGAACTTGTAGATCATAGATAAACATGATAAAAATGAGAGAAAGGTGACCTGATAGCTTTACAGCTAAGAAGCTCGCAACACCCCATGTACAGCAGGAGCATCATCAATGATGGGCATCACAAACACTCAACCACTCAAAAAATGATTCTACGTATAGCAGCTATAGTGTAGCATGCACATAGAAACCAGTAGTCTCTAGAGAAAATAAACAACTCAAAGTCCTGACAAAGCGTAGTAGCATCTGTGCTATCAAAGCCAAATATCATTGATAAATTTAGAGAGTTTTAAAGGCAAAAAATGCAACAGCAAAAAGAAACTCCAACATGAATAGGTTTGCACGTCATTGGCAATGTTCATGGCCCTGGTAAGCTATGACACCGACATATACTCTTTCTAGTCCACCCCTTGCAATTCATTCTCCTCAAAGGCAGTCAAGCCCTCCTCCTTCTCTCGCATTGTCAGCTTATTCTTGTCAGAATTCTCTAGACATAGTAATTATACACCTCCTTCACAGTGGCTCGTCTGCTTTTGTCTTCAACAACTTCGACACATCCTCATCATGCGCGTTTGGTTGCCACCATATCTTAGTTGAGATCGATCATAGTGGAAGCCTCTCTCTTGCAAGAGAAGGCACACAACAACCTTACCGAGTGACAACGAATAAAGGAACCGGATGCAGTGACAGGAGCTAGGGACAATGCAAGAGGGATGCAAGGGCTTGGATTATTGGAGTCAGTGGTGCATGCTTGAACCACCTCCAATGCATGTGATATATATTTAATTCCCTCCCCTAAAAAGATTCCACATGTGTGTTCCTCTCCTCTCCAATACTTGTCTTAAATCCCATCTCTATATATACTTGTTGTAGTATGTTTTATCAAAGGTCCCATAACTTACAATATACATATGCAATGACCGCATTTTTAAACACTATACTAATGAATATATTTCTAGCGGCTCAATAACTGATATCAAACAAAATTTTACTATCTAATACTCCCTCTATCTCATATTAACCATCGAAATAGATGTATCTCGACGTATTTCATTGTTAGATATATTCGTTTGAGCGACAATTAATATAGGACGAAGGGGGTACTATATCTAATTATTTCTATATTTGTAGGCATTTGGAAAAGAGCAGGAATGAGATTAGCTCATTCTTATACGTATAAATAAGATGCAACTATATAGTAAATGTTGTAGTAGAAAACTATATAACCAGAGCCGACGAATCGTTCCGCAGTtgcgaaagaaaagaaaatgagTCGTTCCGCTGGACAAGTCTCGCTGGTTAGCGTTGGCCTGGGCTGGCAGCCCATTTGGCTTGGATGCATTCTAGTCCAACTATGCTTTCTCTCTGCACCCTAAAGCTGATAGTTGCCCTCACATAGGGAGATTAAGGTCGTGATTTGCCTCAACTTAAAATGTAATTTGTCGCCTACTTTGCCGCGGACCCATTCCAAAAAATAGCACACACTATTACTCAGTAATGGAAGAGATCGAAGTGCGAGCGCAATGCCTCGCACAACTGCGCGGAAATGGCCTCCTCTCGCCTCTCAGAggcgcaagaacaagcatggaggcaCATAGAGAGCCTTGTATTGGCGGCAGGCTAAAGATCTAGTCCAGCCTCGCCATTCTCGGCTAGGCCTTTGCGACACCACGACCACGTGCCTTCACTAACGAGAACACCATGCGCGAGGAGGGAAACTGGAGAGGGAGAGGAGCAGTGGCGCCAGGATTTTGAGGCTGGGTTGCCAAAAAAAATTACTAAATGTACTATAAAGACACCAGTACGACAATAGTAATTTTTTAATGCATCAAACCATACTAATTATACATAAACATAAAGACACCAGTACCTTCTGATTGACAGATTGATGATATCCCATCTTACAATATCTACTGCTTACAATATAACTTTGTGATCGCCTTTTTGGAAGAGATTGATGACATCCTCATCCTTTACTTGATTGAAGAATTCTCTCtcaacaaatgtaaccaaacaattgTTCAAGTAATCAACCCCCATTTTGCTCCTTAGCTTATTCTTCACATAGTTCATTGAAGAGAACACCCTTTCAACACTAGCAGTAGCTACTGGCAGAATTAATATCAACTTAAGAAGCTTGTAAACAATATAGTAttgttcatgcttgtttgtctcAACAAGCATAACTGAAAGCTCATACAGATTCTTCAAGTTTTGAAACCTTTCATCTCTACGCACATGAGTAACATACATGTTTAGTTGCCATGGAAGTCTTGCCAGTTCATCACTTGTGAAATCATTAGCATAAAACTTTGTAGCAAGCCTAACCAATTTCTCTTGATCATAAGCAGCAAATAGACGAAGTGGACAAAATGCTGCTATGCAAGAAAGTAGATCTGTGTTTACCTCATCAAACCTGCCATTCAACTCACTAATTTGCCTATCAATGACACTCACATACATATCAACTTTGAAGCGATGGTAATTAGTTGCACCATTAAAGAATCCCCTTCTAGGCCGGCCGGCAGGAAAGTAAGGACCCTCCATATCAACAATTCTGATCTTATGATTTCTAAAAAAATNNNNNNNNNNNNNNNNNNNNNNNNNNNNNNNNNNNNNNNNNNNNNNNNNNNNNNNNNNNNNNNNNNNNNNNNNNNNNNNNNNNNNNNNNNNNNNNNNNNNNNNNNNNNNNNNNNNNNNNNNNNNNNNNNNNNNNNNNNNNNNNNNNNNNNNNNNNNNNNNNNNNNNNNNNNNNNNNNNNNNNNNNNNNNNNNNNNNNNNNNNNNNNNNNNNNNNNNNNNNNNNNNNNNNNNNNNNNNNNNNNNNNNNNNNNNNNNNNNNNNNNNNNNNNNNNNNNNNNNNNNNNNNNNNNNNNNNNNNNNNNNNNNNNNNNNNNNNNNNNNNNNNNNNNNNNNNNNNNNNNNNNNNNNNNNNNNNNNNNNNNNNNNNNNNNNNNNNNNNNNNNNNNNNNNNNNNNNNNNNNNNNNNNNNNNNNNNNNNNNNNNNNNNNNNNNNNNNNNNNNNNNNNNNNNNNNNNNNNNNNNNNNNNNNNNNNNNNNNNNNNNNNNNNNNNNNNNNNNNNNNNNNNNNNNNNNNNNGGCGATGCAGTCCGGTCGGCGCGGCCCCCGGTTGATCCTGGTGAATAATACAGGTGCTGggccctggggcttggcggccggcGAGCACTGGCGGTGCTGAGGGGCTGAGGGCGGGGCAGCCGGGCGGGGCGGCGCCCGGTGACTCGGTGAGCGGGGGTCGCTGGGCGGCTAGGGATGTGTCCTGTGTCCCTGGTCCAGCGCTCGAGCAGGGGAAATGGGGATTCGGGAACGATCGAGTCAGTGAGAGAAGGGAGCGAGCGGTGGGTGCGTGCGGTGCCAGCTATGTATTAATTTTGTTTTTTTGTGCTCAATAATGGGTATTCATACGAATATATACGAATACCCTCAACGCCGCCAGTGGAGAGGAGGCGCTTCCTTACGCGTGCTCGAGGTTGGGATGGTGCAGGGAGCGCTCGGCGGCGAGGTCCCATCGTGGTTATCTGTAGATGGGGAACGAAGAGATGCTGTGAGGAGAGATATGATCTCAAGGAAAGAGATATTACTCGAACCAGTACGTGGGGAGGTCACTTGGCGGTGGCATTTCTTTGTTATTTTGTCAAATTCGCATACCTCTACGGAGACCCGGTCATAATCAACGTTGATTCCATAGCCCAATTGATTCTCAGCCAATTTACCCCTAGAAAGCTTAGTGATATAGGTGATTTAAATCATGTATGAGTTGTCTTGTACTCCTTCTGTAAATTAATACAagaacgtttagatcactaaaatagtaatctaaacatttttatattagtctacggagggagtactttatattTGACGCATTGTACTTTATACATACCCGACGGCCAGATAAATACACCCGAATGTTAGAGTTCTAATATTTTACATTGTATGTACACTATCCCACTGGTCTCTCACATGCATGAAGCACTTTATATGTCACTCACCTCTGGTGTGCTCTCGATGATCTGTAGGAATATAATGTTCCACTTCTATAAGCGGGCACGATGACTAAAACTCTCGGTGGATGGAGTCCTCCGGGTCATTCACGGCATGATGTCTCGCTCTTTTCTGAATCTCTACCATATACGTAGTACATATACGAAGAAAAAGGACCGACGGTTAGGGAAAGAAGGAGAAAAACCCATGGGGCTGGTCGTGCGCCGAAAAAATATTATAATTTGTGTATTATACATCTCCTTGTGTGGAGATAAAAGTAGTCGCTCCTGTTTCAAAGCTTGATTCAATTCCGGCGTGCTGCTCGCTTTTTCTACAAACATTTTGTTAGGACCCGGAGATGGTGCATATTCACATCTGCAATGTTTGTATAGTAACCTTTTTTCGCCATTGATTTACCTTTTCCACACAAACTAATAGTACTAAGCATGTACATGACGTACGTCCATCGTTGTTGGTTGATTTACATTTACATATGCTTGTGTAAGAGTATCTACAGCTGGGCATCACTAGTTTGGTCACTCAAATGCCACGGACACACCAAGTTTAACTGCTTATATTTTGGGCCAAATAACTACACCTCTTAAATTATCCTCCTCATCTTTTCAGGCATTTTAGTGAGTACCTTATGTGCAACCTCCCAGAGCATGCACGCGGCTAGATCTAATCTCCCACAGCACGCAGCGGCTGTCTGGCAAGCGGCTGTGGCTAGCACGCAAGTCTGAAGCATGCACGCTCGCAGCCGTGGCTGCATGCGGCTGCAGCTGCACGGCTACGTGGGCATGTGAGCACGTCGGCCACCATGCACGGTTGTGGCGGCCAGCGCGAGCATAGCAGGGGGCACGACCAACGGCGGAGCTATGTACAACACTGAGGGCCGCACGACTGCATACCGCCTAACACAATCGCTAAGGGCGAGTTTGGTTACCCTTATCGAGCCTAACTAGACCCGTCCGGTGTAGCCTTTTTTCGAATCTCGGTTGTTTGGTTTCTCGCATACACTATTGAGCCCACATAGTATGGTTCTTAAAGAACCCCTAGGCCTGGCCCGGTGGGAACGGACGAATCGGCAGTTTCTCGAGAGTCAGGCCCGAGTGATGCTTCGAGGCACACGTGGGTGGCTATCTGGAGACGTGTGTCTCGAGTTAATCCCTCTCTCTCTTCCTAATCCtcatcccctctctctctctccctcca
The sequence above is a segment of the Triticum dicoccoides isolate Atlit2015 ecotype Zavitan chromosome 1A, WEW_v2.0, whole genome shotgun sequence genome. Coding sequences within it:
- the LOC119348854 gene encoding S-type anion channel SLAH2-like isoform X2; this translates as MTDIVSLTWTRARGVEESGATAGCTVPTADGDCVTRAISVHRSACAVMRGTFVCSPPRACLIPPGAGAADLTTGRRSLLKQARHHSQPSLVVRGGGEVPAVPRSDSSRERDRRFDHFKTFSGRLERQLSSVHRVPQDTDVEKGAASKISEEDTDEDDAVPTSDRYFAALEGPELETLRPTEVAVLPKDETWPFLLRFPISAFGMCLGVSSQAMLWKTLESEPSTKFLHVHPAANHVLWWISVTLMVVVSITYLLKVVFYFEAVRREFHHPVRVNFFFAPSIACLFLVKGVPHPVWEIHHVVWYLLMLPILCLDLKIYGQWMSSGERRLSKVANPSNHLAVVGNFVGALLGARMGLRELPIFFFGVGLAHYAVLFVTLYQRLPTNVQLPKELHPVFFLFVAAPSVASMAWARISGEFNDGAKLLYFISLFLYVSLVVRVNLFRGFRFSLAWWAYTFPMTSVALATVLYASEVDNVLTRSLVVVLSGIAVVTVTGVLVTTMYHAFLRKDLFPNDVSIAITRRKPKFSKILAHLRSSSSDVKELVLSIPNLSSSFKQGAYCNDASSNYKTSGGVGESPVAHRLGRAKC